One Actinosynnema pretiosum DNA segment encodes these proteins:
- a CDS encoding mycothione reductase, with protein sequence MRHFDLVVIGTGSGNSIVDEAFAAWDVAIVEKGVFGGTCLNVGCIPTKMFVHTADLAAGPASAARFGVDASLDGVRWTDVRDRIFGRIDPIAEGGRRWRESGSANTTVYSGTARFTGPKTLDTGAGETITADRFVIAAGSRPVVPDVPGLVETGFHTSDTVMRLDRLPRRMVILGSGFVATEFAHVFSSFGVEVTLVARSGALLRAEDDAVSARFTELASAKWDVRLDRRAVRAERVDGVARLHLEGPDGPEVVEAEELLVAVGRQPNADLLDVAATGVALNDKGRVAVDEFQRTSVEGIYALGDISSDYQLKHVANHEAKVVRHNLLNPDAPIASDHRFVPSAVFSSPQIASVGLTERDAVAKGVSYVSVEQPYASIAYGWAMEDTTGFVKLLADPVTGQLLGAHVIGPQAPTVVQPLIQAMSFGLDARSMAKGQYWIHPGMPEVVENALLALPLKDA encoded by the coding sequence GTGAGGCACTTCGACCTGGTTGTCATCGGCACCGGCTCCGGCAACTCCATCGTGGACGAGGCGTTCGCCGCCTGGGACGTCGCGATCGTGGAGAAGGGCGTGTTCGGCGGGACCTGCCTGAACGTGGGCTGCATCCCGACGAAGATGTTCGTGCACACGGCCGACCTCGCGGCGGGTCCGGCGAGCGCGGCCCGCTTCGGCGTGGACGCCTCGCTCGACGGCGTGCGCTGGACCGACGTGCGCGACCGGATCTTCGGGCGCATCGACCCGATCGCCGAGGGCGGGAGGCGGTGGCGCGAGAGCGGCAGCGCGAACACCACCGTGTACAGCGGGACGGCCCGGTTCACCGGCCCCAAGACGCTCGACACCGGCGCAGGCGAGACCATCACCGCCGACCGGTTCGTGATCGCGGCGGGCTCGCGCCCGGTCGTGCCGGACGTGCCGGGCCTGGTCGAGACCGGCTTCCACACCAGCGACACGGTGATGCGGCTGGACCGGCTGCCCCGGCGGATGGTGATCCTGGGCAGCGGGTTCGTGGCCACCGAGTTCGCGCACGTGTTCTCGTCGTTCGGCGTGGAGGTCACCCTGGTGGCCCGCTCCGGCGCGCTGCTGCGGGCCGAGGACGACGCGGTGTCGGCCCGGTTCACCGAGCTCGCCTCGGCCAAGTGGGACGTGCGGCTCGACCGGCGCGCGGTGCGGGCCGAGCGGGTCGACGGGGTGGCGCGGCTGCACCTGGAGGGTCCGGACGGGCCCGAGGTCGTGGAGGCCGAGGAGCTGCTGGTCGCGGTCGGCCGTCAGCCGAACGCGGACCTGCTGGACGTCGCGGCGACCGGGGTGGCCCTCAACGACAAGGGCAGGGTCGCGGTCGACGAGTTCCAGCGCACCTCGGTGGAGGGGATCTACGCGCTGGGCGACATCAGCTCGGACTACCAGCTCAAGCACGTGGCCAACCACGAGGCGAAGGTGGTGCGGCACAACCTGCTGAACCCGGACGCGCCGATCGCCTCGGACCACCGGTTCGTGCCGTCGGCGGTGTTCTCGTCGCCGCAGATCGCCTCGGTCGGGCTGACCGAGCGGGACGCGGTGGCGAAGGGCGTGTCGTACGTCAGCGTCGAGCAGCCGTACGCGTCGATCGCCTACGGCTGGGCGATGGAGGACACCACCGGTTTCGTGAAGCTGCTGGCCGACCCGGTGACCGGGCAGCTGCTGGGCGCGCACGTGATCGGGCCGCAGGCGCCGACCGTGGTGCAGCCGCTGATCCAGGCGATGAGCTTCGGCCTGGACGCGCGGTCGATGGCCAAGGGGCAGTACTGGATCCACCCAGGGATGCCGGAGGTCGTGGAGAACGCGCTGCTCGCGCTGCCGCTCAAGGACGCTTAG
- a CDS encoding MFS transporter: protein MSVHIATDPGDDATVGTHPVTGAADQTTADPTTAAPATAPPAEPAPAPRPNRGAALVGSTLLAVGVALAAANLRPAVTSLASVLGDVRASLGATTAWTSLLTAVPTVCFGVAAFAAPWLGRRFGMARAVGASLVVLTLGLVLRVLDGPAVLLGGTFTACAGIAVCNVLIPVVVKESFPDKVGFLTGVYTAALAAGAAVGAALTPTLETALGSWQLAAATWALLSTAALLVWSASARHGAAPAVAVPAASGAAPARGAHPVQQRRTSVLRSPLAWVITVFFGLQSLLAYTVMGWLPQIMADSGVDRTTAGMLLAITMVLGVPVSLVVPPLATRWGSQSWLVVLLGSLSIAGILGLAIAPVAAPGLWVVLIGTGMCVFPLALVIISLRTATAADTAKLSAMAQSIGYLISAAGPFAFGVLRDVTGAWTVSMYVLAGILVALIALGVIAGRPRTI, encoded by the coding sequence GTGTCCGTCCACATTGCCACCGATCCGGGTGACGACGCGACGGTGGGAACACATCCGGTCACCGGAGCCGCTGATCAGACCACCGCTGATCCGACGACTGCCGCACCCGCCACCGCGCCCCCGGCCGAACCCGCCCCCGCACCGCGGCCAAACCGGGGCGCCGCGCTGGTCGGCAGCACCCTCCTCGCGGTCGGCGTCGCGCTCGCCGCCGCGAACCTGCGCCCCGCCGTCACGAGCCTGGCCTCCGTGCTCGGCGACGTCCGCGCCTCCCTCGGCGCCACCACCGCGTGGACCAGCCTGCTGACCGCCGTGCCCACCGTCTGCTTCGGCGTCGCCGCGTTCGCCGCCCCGTGGCTGGGCCGTCGCTTCGGCATGGCCCGCGCGGTCGGCGCGTCGCTGGTCGTGCTCACCCTCGGCCTGGTCCTGCGGGTCCTGGACGGCCCTGCCGTGCTGCTCGGCGGCACGTTCACCGCCTGCGCGGGCATCGCGGTGTGCAACGTGCTGATCCCGGTCGTGGTGAAGGAGTCGTTCCCGGACAAGGTCGGGTTCCTGACCGGCGTCTACACCGCCGCGCTCGCCGCCGGGGCCGCCGTGGGCGCCGCCCTCACCCCGACCCTGGAGACCGCGCTCGGCTCCTGGCAGCTCGCCGCCGCCACCTGGGCGCTGCTGTCGACCGCCGCCCTGCTGGTGTGGTCCGCGAGCGCCCGCCACGGCGCGGCCCCCGCTGTCGCAGTCCCCGCCGCCTCCGGCGCCGCGCCCGCCCGTGGCGCCCACCCCGTCCAGCAGCGCCGCACCTCCGTGCTGCGCAGCCCGCTGGCCTGGGTGATCACCGTCTTCTTCGGGCTCCAGTCGCTGCTCGCCTACACCGTCATGGGCTGGCTGCCGCAGATCATGGCCGACTCCGGCGTCGACCGGACCACCGCCGGGATGCTGCTGGCGATCACCATGGTGCTCGGCGTCCCGGTCAGCCTCGTCGTGCCGCCGCTGGCCACCCGCTGGGGCTCGCAGTCCTGGCTGGTCGTGCTGCTCGGCTCGCTGTCCATCGCGGGCATCCTGGGCCTGGCCATCGCGCCGGTCGCCGCGCCCGGCCTGTGGGTGGTGCTGATCGGCACCGGCATGTGCGTGTTCCCGCTGGCCCTGGTGATCATCTCGCTGCGCACCGCCACCGCCGCCGACACCGCGAAGCTGTCCGCGATGGCGCAGAGCATCGGCTACCTGATCTCGGCCGCCGGACCGTTCGCGTTCGGCGTGCTGCGCGACGTGACCGGCGCGTGGACGGTGTCCATGTACGTCCTCGCGGGCATCCTCGTCGCGCTCATCGCCCTGGGCGTGATCGCCGGACGGCCGCGCACCATCTGA
- a CDS encoding FadR/GntR family transcriptional regulator has protein sequence MPLATTRRAGLVDQVIDQMRGAIASGEWPVGRRIPPEPELVTALGVGRNTVREAVRALAHAGLLEVRQGDGTFVRATSELSGAVRRLCGSELRDVLQVRRTLEVEGARLAATQRTEEELARLEVALAERDSALAAKDWERLVERDAQFHELLLQCSHNTLLAELYQGLTEAVRASIDATVRTAPDDDDLSHEGLLQAIRDADPARAALEAGGFLEELLERHGE, from the coding sequence GTGCCGTTGGCCACTACTCGACGGGCGGGCCTCGTCGACCAGGTGATCGACCAGATGAGGGGGGCGATCGCCAGCGGTGAATGGCCGGTCGGCCGGCGCATCCCCCCGGAGCCGGAGCTGGTGACGGCGCTGGGCGTGGGGCGCAACACCGTGCGCGAGGCGGTGCGGGCGCTGGCCCACGCCGGGCTGCTGGAGGTCCGCCAGGGCGACGGGACGTTCGTGCGCGCCACGAGCGAGCTGTCCGGGGCGGTGCGCAGGCTGTGCGGCAGCGAGCTGCGGGACGTGCTCCAGGTGCGGCGGACGCTGGAGGTCGAGGGCGCGCGGCTGGCCGCGACCCAGCGCACCGAGGAGGAGCTGGCCCGGCTGGAGGTCGCGCTCGCCGAGCGGGACTCGGCGCTGGCCGCGAAGGACTGGGAGCGGCTGGTCGAGCGGGACGCGCAGTTCCACGAGCTGCTGCTCCAGTGCTCGCACAACACCCTGCTGGCCGAGCTGTACCAGGGCCTGACCGAGGCGGTGCGGGCCAGCATCGACGCGACCGTGCGCACCGCGCCGGACGACGACGACCTGTCCCACGAGGGCCTGCTCCAGGCGATCCGCGACGCCGACCCGGCGCGGGCGGCGCTGGAGGCGGGCGGGTTCCTGGAGGAGCTGCTGGAGCGGCACGGGGAGTAG
- a CDS encoding LysR family transcriptional regulator, translated as MLDLGRLRALHAVARHGSVGAAASALGYTPSAVSQQITKLERETRAVLLERRGRGVVLTDAALLLADTAERVLALVEGVEVALERQRGQVVGELRIGAFSTAARGLLPPALAELAVRHPELDARLVEQDPPEAIGAVARGELDLAVAHDWVNAPLPVHESLARVRLGEDYADVLLPSAHRLAGRAAVGVADLAGERWICQPEGTICHDWLVNAFRAEGVEPLLAHRVGEYETQLALLERGVGVALLPRLGRGALPEGVRAVPFEPRPTRRVFVVWRAQAARRPAIGAVAQVLREVWEAWVPTRG; from the coding sequence ATGCTCGACCTGGGACGCCTGCGGGCGCTGCACGCGGTGGCGCGGCACGGTTCGGTCGGGGCCGCGGCCTCGGCGCTGGGGTACACGCCGTCGGCGGTGTCCCAGCAGATCACCAAGCTGGAGCGGGAGACCCGCGCGGTGCTGCTGGAGCGGCGCGGGCGCGGGGTGGTGCTCACCGACGCGGCGCTGCTGCTCGCCGACACCGCCGAGCGGGTGCTGGCCCTGGTGGAGGGGGTCGAGGTGGCGCTGGAGCGGCAGCGCGGGCAGGTCGTGGGGGAGCTGCGGATCGGCGCGTTCTCCACCGCCGCGCGCGGGCTGCTGCCCCCCGCGCTCGCGGAGCTCGCGGTGCGGCACCCGGAGCTGGACGCGCGGCTGGTCGAGCAGGACCCGCCGGAGGCGATCGGCGCGGTGGCGCGCGGTGAGCTGGACCTGGCCGTGGCCCACGACTGGGTGAACGCGCCGCTGCCCGTGCACGAGTCGCTGGCGCGGGTGCGACTGGGGGAGGACTACGCGGACGTGCTCCTGCCGTCGGCGCACCGGCTGGCCGGGCGCGCGGCGGTCGGGGTGGCGGACCTGGCGGGGGAGCGGTGGATTTGCCAGCCCGAGGGGACGATCTGCCACGACTGGCTGGTCAACGCGTTCCGGGCGGAGGGCGTCGAGCCGCTGCTGGCGCACCGGGTCGGCGAGTACGAGACCCAGTTGGCGCTGCTGGAGCGCGGGGTGGGGGTGGCGCTGCTGCCCAGGCTGGGGAGGGGCGCGCTGCCGGAGGGCGTCCGCGCGGTGCCGTTCGAGCCCCGGCCGACCCGGCGGGTGTTCGTGGTGTGGCGCGCGCAGGCGGCCAGGCGACCCGCGATCGGGGCCGTGGCGCAGGTGCTGCGGGAGGTCTGGGAGGCGTGGGTCCCGACGCGGGGGTGA
- a CDS encoding EamA family transporter, whose protein sequence is MKPAHSAVAVLVAVIWGVNFVVIKVGLAEFPPLLFSALRFLLAAVPAVLFLGGPRVAWRWVFGVGLALGVVKFGLVFTGMHAGMPAGLSSLVLQSQVVFTVVLSAVVLGERPRPAQVLGLAVATTGFVAIALDYRVSSPVSALLLVVGGALAWGVANVLTRKAQPPDSLRFIVWVSAVAVLPLLALSLLVEGPEADLAALRGADWAGVGSLLFVAWGSTLLGFALWGFLLRTYPAPRVVPFALLVPVAGMLSGWLLLDEEVTAVRLGAAALVVAGMGVATLTRPRRRAEPVVAAVPV, encoded by the coding sequence GTGAAACCAGCCCACTCCGCCGTCGCGGTGCTCGTCGCCGTCATCTGGGGCGTCAACTTCGTCGTCATCAAGGTCGGCCTCGCCGAGTTCCCGCCACTGCTGTTCTCCGCGCTGCGGTTCCTGCTCGCCGCCGTGCCCGCCGTGCTCTTCCTGGGCGGGCCGCGCGTGGCGTGGCGGTGGGTGTTCGGCGTGGGGCTGGCGCTGGGCGTGGTGAAGTTCGGCCTGGTGTTCACCGGGATGCACGCCGGGATGCCCGCGGGCCTGTCGTCGCTGGTGCTCCAGAGCCAGGTGGTGTTCACCGTGGTGCTGTCGGCGGTGGTGCTGGGCGAGCGCCCGCGACCGGCGCAGGTGCTGGGCCTGGCGGTGGCCACGACCGGGTTCGTGGCGATCGCGCTGGACTACCGGGTGTCGAGCCCGGTGTCGGCGCTGCTGCTGGTCGTGGGCGGGGCGCTCGCGTGGGGCGTGGCGAACGTGCTGACCCGCAAGGCCCAGCCGCCGGACTCGCTGCGGTTCATCGTGTGGGTGAGCGCGGTGGCCGTGCTGCCGCTGCTGGCGCTGTCGCTGCTGGTCGAGGGCCCGGAGGCGGACCTGGCGGCGCTGCGCGGCGCGGACTGGGCGGGCGTCGGGTCGCTGCTGTTCGTGGCCTGGGGGTCGACGCTGCTCGGCTTCGCCCTGTGGGGCTTCCTGCTGCGCACCTACCCCGCGCCGCGCGTGGTGCCGTTCGCGCTGCTGGTGCCGGTGGCCGGGATGCTGTCCGGCTGGCTGCTGCTGGACGAGGAGGTCACGGCGGTCCGGCTGGGCGCGGCGGCGCTGGTGGTGGCGGGCATGGGGGTGGCGACGCTCACCCGCCCGCGCCGCCGCGCCGAACCGGTCGTGGCGGCCGTGCCGGTGTAG
- a CDS encoding cobyric acid synthase — MAALGRRWRGAAVSGAVLVAGTTSDAGKSVLVAGLCRWLAREGVRVAPFKAQNMSNNSAVTPDGGEIGRAQALQAAACGLEPSVRFNPVLLKPGGDRSSQVVVLGKVAGEVSAMSYRERKAELMTVVLDTLAGLRADYEAVVCEGAGSPAEINLRATDIANMGLARAAGLPVLVVGDIDRGGVLAHLFGTLALLDPADQALVAGFVVNKFRGDPALLEPGLRQLRELTGRPVHGVLPWREELWLDAEDSLSYAADGVIGRPQAPVGRQWLRVAVVRLPRISNATDVEALACEPGVSVRFVTEPSRLADADLVVLPGSKATVSDLAWLRRTGLADAIAAHDGPVLGVCGGYQMLARSIDDPVESGAGAVPGLGLLDVDVVFEPEKALHRPTGVALGEPVTGYEIHHGRVARRADDLPGLVELPDGEVEGAVRGRVMGTHWHGLLENNAFRRAFLRHVAGLAGRDGFAVAPDTDFAARREAQLDLLGDLVVDHLDTGAVRALLERGVPGGLRVVPPAGAPAVG, encoded by the coding sequence ATGGCAGCCCTCGGGCGCCGGTGGAGGGGTGCGGCTGTGAGTGGTGCGGTGCTGGTGGCCGGGACCACGTCGGACGCGGGCAAGAGCGTCCTGGTGGCGGGCCTGTGCCGGTGGTTGGCGCGGGAGGGCGTGCGGGTCGCGCCGTTCAAGGCGCAGAACATGTCCAACAACTCCGCGGTCACCCCGGACGGCGGCGAGATCGGCCGCGCGCAGGCCCTCCAGGCCGCCGCGTGCGGGTTGGAGCCGAGCGTGCGGTTCAACCCGGTGCTGCTCAAGCCCGGTGGTGACCGCAGCTCCCAGGTGGTGGTGCTGGGCAAGGTCGCGGGCGAGGTGTCCGCGATGTCCTACCGGGAGCGCAAGGCCGAGCTGATGACCGTGGTGCTCGACACCCTGGCCGGGCTGCGCGCCGACTACGAGGCCGTGGTGTGCGAGGGCGCCGGGTCCCCCGCGGAGATCAACCTTCGGGCCACCGACATCGCCAACATGGGGCTGGCGCGCGCCGCAGGGCTGCCCGTGCTGGTGGTCGGCGACATCGACCGGGGCGGGGTGCTGGCGCACCTGTTCGGCACCCTCGCGCTGCTCGACCCGGCCGACCAGGCCCTCGTGGCCGGGTTCGTGGTCAACAAGTTCCGGGGCGACCCGGCGCTGCTCGAACCGGGGCTGCGGCAGCTTCGGGAGCTGACCGGGCGGCCGGTGCACGGGGTGCTGCCGTGGCGCGAGGAGCTGTGGCTGGACGCCGAGGACTCGCTGTCCTACGCGGCCGACGGGGTGATCGGCAGGCCGCAGGCCCCGGTGGGGCGGCAGTGGCTGCGGGTGGCCGTGGTGCGGCTGCCCCGGATCTCCAACGCCACCGACGTGGAGGCGCTGGCCTGCGAGCCGGGCGTGTCCGTGCGGTTCGTGACCGAGCCGTCCCGGCTGGCCGACGCGGACCTGGTGGTGCTGCCCGGCTCCAAGGCGACCGTGTCGGACCTGGCGTGGCTGCGCCGCACCGGGCTGGCCGACGCGATCGCCGCGCACGACGGGCCGGTGCTGGGGGTGTGCGGCGGCTACCAGATGCTCGCGCGCTCGATCGACGACCCGGTGGAGTCCGGCGCGGGCGCGGTGCCGGGGCTGGGGCTGCTGGACGTGGACGTGGTGTTCGAGCCGGAGAAGGCGCTGCACCGGCCGACCGGGGTCGCGCTGGGCGAGCCGGTGACCGGGTACGAGATCCACCACGGCCGGGTGGCGCGCCGCGCCGACGACCTGCCGGGGCTGGTGGAGCTGCCGGACGGCGAGGTCGAGGGCGCGGTGCGCGGGCGCGTCATGGGCACGCACTGGCACGGGCTGCTGGAGAACAACGCGTTCCGGCGGGCGTTCCTGCGGCACGTGGCCGGTCTCGCCGGGCGGGACGGGTTCGCGGTCGCCCCGGACACCGACTTCGCGGCCCGCCGCGAGGCCCAGCTGGACCTGCTCGGCGACCTGGTCGTGGACCACCTGGACACGGGCGCGGTGCGGGCGCTGCTGGAGCGCGGGGTGCCGGGTGGGCTGCGTGTGGTGCCGCCCGCGGGAGCGCCAGCGGTCGGGTGA
- a CDS encoding alpha/beta hydrolase family protein, whose product MVHTPATAVLLHSPFLGPASLAPLADALAALGRPVLPLDVRVTVNAAPVHQRIIGVLTDAVEDSGVSGDLVLVGHSGAGPLLPAFAEALEEAPVTGLVYLDSDLPTPGRSWRDTAPAELFSALKAASRGGLLQRWDRWFGPDEIAGLVSDADLLAEITAEAPEVPLAFLKEPHPTIEWTGPQAVLRLSPAYDEACAQAAALGWPVRELDLHHLAAATDPEPVALALADLLDRLGR is encoded by the coding sequence ATGGTCCACACGCCCGCCACCGCGGTCCTGCTGCACAGCCCGTTCCTGGGACCCGCCAGCCTCGCCCCGCTCGCCGACGCGCTCGCCGCGCTCGGCAGGCCGGTGCTGCCGCTGGACGTGCGGGTGACGGTCAACGCCGCACCCGTGCACCAGCGGATCATCGGCGTGCTCACCGACGCGGTCGAGGACTCGGGGGTGAGCGGCGACCTGGTCCTGGTGGGGCACAGCGGCGCCGGTCCCCTGCTCCCCGCGTTCGCCGAGGCCCTCGAGGAAGCCCCCGTCACCGGTCTGGTCTACCTCGACTCCGACCTGCCCACGCCCGGCCGGAGCTGGCGCGACACCGCGCCCGCCGAGCTGTTCTCCGCGCTGAAGGCCGCCTCGCGCGGCGGGCTGCTCCAGCGCTGGGACCGCTGGTTCGGGCCGGACGAGATCGCGGGTCTGGTGTCCGACGCGGACCTGCTGGCCGAGATCACCGCCGAGGCCCCCGAGGTGCCGCTGGCGTTCCTCAAGGAGCCGCACCCGACGATCGAGTGGACCGGCCCGCAGGCGGTGCTGCGGCTGAGCCCCGCCTACGACGAGGCGTGCGCCCAGGCCGCCGCGCTGGGCTGGCCGGTCCGCGAGCTGGACCTGCACCACCTGGCCGCCGCCACCGACCCGGAGCCGGTGGCGCTGGCGCTGGCGGACCTGCTGGACCGGTTGGGCCGCTGA
- the map gene encoding type I methionyl aminopeptidase gives MSVRAVLKPGTQSPRRPVPEHIERPEYVDRPAPQRNTDPWAQTPEVIEAMRVAGRLAAQALQEAGKAVVPGVTTDRLDAIAHEFLCDHGAYPSTLGYRGFPKSCCTSLNEVICHGIPDSTVVEDGDIVNIDVTAYIGGVHGDTNATFIAGEASEEVRLLVERTHEATMRAIKAVKPGRQLNVVGRVIEAYANRFGYGVVRDFTGHGIGRTFHNGLIVLHYDAPHVPTVIETGMTFTIEPMITLGGADGEMWDDGWTVTTKDKSWTAQFEHTLVVTDEGAEILTTC, from the coding sequence ATGTCCGTGCGCGCCGTCCTGAAGCCTGGGACGCAGTCCCCCAGGCGCCCCGTCCCCGAGCACATCGAGCGGCCTGAGTACGTCGACCGCCCCGCCCCGCAGCGCAACACCGACCCGTGGGCGCAGACGCCCGAGGTGATCGAGGCCATGCGCGTCGCGGGCAGGCTCGCCGCCCAGGCGCTGCAGGAGGCGGGCAAGGCCGTCGTGCCCGGCGTCACCACCGACCGGCTCGACGCGATCGCCCACGAGTTCCTGTGCGACCACGGCGCGTACCCGTCGACGCTCGGCTACCGGGGCTTCCCGAAGTCCTGCTGCACCTCGCTCAACGAGGTCATCTGCCACGGCATCCCCGACTCGACCGTGGTCGAGGACGGCGACATCGTCAACATCGACGTCACCGCGTACATCGGGGGAGTGCACGGCGACACCAACGCCACCTTCATCGCGGGCGAGGCGTCCGAGGAGGTGCGGCTGCTGGTCGAGCGCACCCACGAGGCCACCATGCGCGCGATCAAGGCCGTCAAGCCCGGTCGCCAGCTCAACGTGGTCGGCCGCGTCATCGAGGCCTACGCCAACCGCTTCGGCTACGGCGTGGTGCGCGACTTCACCGGCCACGGCATCGGCCGCACGTTCCACAACGGCCTGATCGTGCTGCACTACGACGCGCCGCACGTGCCCACCGTCATCGAGACCGGCATGACGTTCACGATCGAGCCGATGATCACCCTCGGCGGCGCGGACGGCGAGATGTGGGACGACGGCTGGACCGTCACCACCAAGGACAAGAGCTGGACGGCGCAGTTCGAGCACACCCTCGTCGTCACCGACGAGGGTGCGGAGATCCTCACCACCTGCTGA
- a CDS encoding penicillin-binding transpeptidase domain-containing protein, producing the protein MVLLPKLAGPVCLLLLLSGCGLFTSKPGPGDALGDFLSKVASGDTEGAARLTDDPTSAEDLLDKVRGALRPTGLTTSVDRVGDQSGATAPADATLEWQLPNEHRWKYQTSLELRREADDWKVHWAPSVVHPKLGAQQSLGFTEVKPALAPVLDRDGTALMSPETVVSVLLSPKEAGDVNAVANSLAAALSRFDGKITAKTVADGAAAVPEGQSYLVAALRDADYQSVKPAIYELPGVRFTSQVSLLAPSRDYGSQVLPAIRKSVEDTVAGEAGFRVYTANSSGQEVETLFDQQPEPAHAVPTTLSRRVQDAAEDALEPVAQPAMLVALQVGTGEVLAVAQNGPADEQGAIALTGQFPPGSTFKIVTAAAAMAAGRASADSPLPCPGRTTVDGRRIVPNDKEFDKGTIPLRSAFAFSCNTTFAQLAAELPPAALTEQAASFGLGVDFEIPAVTTITGSAPEAADVVERAEDGFGQGKVVASPFGMALVAATAAGGTMPTPTLMREQATKADRQPPAPSTAVLEPLRAMMREVVESGTATQLRGLGDVRGKTGTAQYGDGVNSHGWFVGYRGDVAFATLLLGANASTPAVDATGRFLRAVG; encoded by the coding sequence GTGGTGCTGCTGCCCAAGCTGGCCGGTCCGGTGTGCCTCCTGCTGCTGCTCTCCGGGTGCGGGCTCTTCACGTCCAAGCCGGGGCCGGGCGACGCGCTCGGCGACTTCCTGTCCAAGGTGGCCTCCGGCGACACCGAGGGCGCCGCGAGGCTCACCGACGACCCGACGTCCGCCGAGGACCTGCTGGACAAGGTGCGCGGGGCGCTGAGGCCCACCGGGCTGACCACCTCCGTGGACCGGGTCGGCGACCAGAGCGGGGCCACCGCCCCCGCCGACGCCACCCTGGAGTGGCAGCTGCCCAACGAGCACCGGTGGAAGTACCAGACCTCCCTGGAGCTGCGCCGCGAGGCCGACGACTGGAAGGTGCACTGGGCGCCCTCGGTCGTGCACCCCAAGCTCGGCGCCCAGCAGTCGCTCGGGTTCACCGAGGTCAAGCCCGCGCTCGCCCCCGTGCTCGACCGGGACGGCACCGCGCTGATGTCACCCGAAACGGTGGTCTCGGTGCTGCTGAGCCCGAAGGAGGCCGGGGACGTGAACGCGGTCGCGAACTCGCTGGCCGCCGCGCTGTCCCGGTTCGACGGGAAGATCACCGCGAAGACCGTCGCCGACGGCGCCGCCGCCGTCCCGGAGGGCCAGTCGTACCTGGTGGCCGCGCTGCGCGACGCCGACTACCAGTCGGTCAAGCCCGCCATCTACGAGCTGCCCGGCGTCCGCTTCACCAGCCAGGTGAGCCTGCTGGCCCCGTCCCGCGACTACGGCTCGCAGGTGCTGCCCGCGATCCGCAAGTCCGTCGAGGACACCGTCGCGGGCGAGGCCGGGTTCCGCGTCTACACCGCCAACTCCTCCGGGCAGGAGGTCGAGACGCTGTTCGACCAGCAGCCCGAGCCCGCGCACGCCGTGCCCACCACGCTCAGCCGCCGGGTGCAGGACGCCGCCGAGGACGCGCTGGAGCCGGTCGCGCAGCCCGCGATGCTGGTGGCGCTCCAGGTCGGCACCGGCGAGGTGCTGGCCGTGGCGCAGAACGGCCCCGCCGACGAGCAGGGCGCGATCGCGCTCACCGGCCAGTTCCCGCCCGGCTCCACGTTCAAGATCGTCACGGCGGCGGCGGCCATGGCGGCGGGCAGGGCGAGCGCGGACAGCCCGCTGCCCTGCCCCGGCAGGACCACCGTCGACGGCCGCCGGATCGTGCCCAACGACAAGGAGTTCGACAAGGGCACGATCCCGCTGCGGTCGGCGTTCGCGTTCTCCTGCAACACCACCTTCGCCCAGCTCGCCGCCGAGCTGCCCCCCGCCGCGCTCACCGAGCAGGCCGCCTCGTTCGGCCTCGGCGTCGACTTCGAGATCCCGGCCGTCACCACCATCACCGGCTCCGCGCCCGAGGCCGCCGACGTGGTCGAGCGGGCCGAGGACGGGTTCGGGCAGGGCAAGGTGGTCGCCAGCCCGTTCGGCATGGCCCTGGTCGCCGCGACCGCCGCGGGCGGCACGATGCCCACGCCGACCCTGATGCGCGAGCAGGCCACCAAGGCCGACCGGCAGCCGCCCGCGCCGTCCACCGCCGTCCTGGAGCCGCTGCGGGCGATGATGCGCGAGGTGGTCGAGTCGGGCACCGCGACCCAGTTGCGCGGCCTCGGCGACGTGCGCGGCAAGACCGGCACCGCCCAGTACGGCGACGGGGTCAACTCGCACGGCTGGTTCGTCGGCTACCGGGGCGACGTCGCGTTCGCCACGCTCCTGCTGGGGGCCAACGCCTCCACGCCCGCCGTGGACGCCACGGGCAGGTTCCTGCGGGCCGTCGGCTGA